Proteins from one Nicotiana tomentosiformis unplaced genomic scaffold, ASM39032v3 Un00211, whole genome shotgun sequence genomic window:
- the LOC138903951 gene encoding uncharacterized protein, which produces MLFADDIVLIDETRGSVNERLEVWRRTLEYKGFKLSKTKIEYVEFKFSSVPGEADMDVRLDSQVIPKKGSFKYLGSILQGDEDIDEDVTHSIGVGWMKWRLASGVMCDRKVPPELKGKFYRAVIRPAMMYGAECWPVKNSHT; this is translated from the coding sequence atgttattcgctgatgatatagttctgattgatgagacgcgaggcagtgttaacgagaggttggaggtttggagacggACCCTTGAGTATAAAGGATTCAAGCTGAGCAAGACTAAGATTGAATACGTGGAGTTCAAGTTCAGCAGTGTGCCGGGTGAAGCGGACATGGACGTGAGGCTTGACtctcaagtcatccccaagaaagGGAGCTTCAAGTACCTGGGGTCAATTTTACAGGGGGATGAGGAtattgacgaggatgtcacgcACAGTATAGGAgtaggatggatgaaatggaggctagcGTCTGGTGTCATGTGTGACAGGAAGGTGCCTCCGGAACTTAAAGgaaagttctatagagcggtgaTTAGGCCAGCCATGATGTATGGtgcagagtgttggccagtcaaaaaTTCTCATACCTAG
- the LOC138903952 gene encoding uncharacterized protein gives MYEELGDKGGDKKLFRMAKAREKTARDLDQVRCIKDEEGRVLMEDAQIKRRWQTYLHKLLNGKGDRDIVLVKLEHSECHRVFSYCRRIRVEEVVEAMRKMSRCRATRPDEIPVEFLRYVGRAGLEWLTALFNVIFKMKEMLDE, from the coding sequence ATGTACGAAGAACTGGGGGACAAAGGCGGAGACAAGAAGTTGTTCCGGATGGCCAAGGCAAGAGAGAAGACAGCTCGTGATCTagaccaagtgaggtgcatcaaggACGAGGAAGGCCGAGTGTTAATGGAAGACGCGCAGATTAAGCGGAGGTGGCAGACGTACTTACATAAGCTGCTGAATGGCAAAGGGGACAGAGACATTGTGCTAGTAAAATTGGAGCACTCCGAGTGTCACCGAGTTTTCAGCTACTGTAGGCGCATTAGAGTCGAGGAGGTTGTCgaggctatgcgtaagatgagcaggtgCAGAGCAACAAGGCCAGATGAAATTCCAGTAGAATTTTTGAGGTATGTGGGTAGAGCAGGATTGGAGTGGCTAACTGCActatttaatgttattttcaaGATGAAGGAGATGCTAGATGAATGA
- the LOC104113197 gene encoding uncharacterized protein: MVIKLVVGGLTLNVISAYAPQACLDEEVKRCFWEGLDEVVHGILPTEKLFIGGDFNGHIRVSASSYGEVHGGFGFGVRNGGGTSLLDFAKAFELVIANSMFPKMEEHLVTFQSTVAKTYTDYLLLRYDRGLCKDCKVIPSESLATQHRLLVVDVGIPIRRKRKVV; encoded by the coding sequence ATGGTAATTAAGTTAGTAGTTGGAGGGCTCACTCTAAATGTCATTAGTGCCTACGCTCCCCAAGCGTGCTTGGATGAAGAGGTTAAGAGGTGTTTCTGGGAGGGTTTGGATGAAGTGGTGCATGGTATTCTGCCCACGGAGAAGTTAtttataggaggggatttcaacgGGCATATCAGGGTGTCTGCTAGTAGTTATGGCGAGGTTCATGGCGGCTTTGGATTTGGGGTTAGGAACGGAGGTGGAACTTCTCTATTGGATTTCGCTAAGGCTTTTGAGTTGGTGATTGCGAATTCTATGTTTCCGAAGATGGAggagcatttggttacttttcagaGTACGGTGGCTAAGACTTATACTGATTATCTTCTCCTGAGATATGatagagggttgtgcaaggattgcaaggttatCCCGAGTGAGTCACTCGCGACccaacataggctcttggtggTGGATGTTGGCATACCGATAAGGAGGAAGAGGAAGGTGGTTTAG